In the uncultured Methanobrevibacter sp. genome, TCTAGCCTTGTTGTTCTCGGACCGAAAATTGGGTGTGTTGGAATGTATTCGACGTTATCCGGCAATACTTCATCCATTGTTTTTGAAGGTTCCTCTTTAACAGATGTAACATCAATCATGAGAGAACCCTCTTTCATGAAAGGTGCAACTTCACGAATGACGTCGGAAGTATGTTGAATTGGAACGGAAATTACTAAAATATCGCTGATGTTGGCTAACTCTGTATTGGATTCAATATAAATTGCATTCATTTCATCAGCAACTTTTTTTCCTTTTACATGATTTCTTCCACTAATGTATACGTCAAATTCGTCTCTAAAATAGTAAATGAGGGTTTTACCTAAACCGTCACTTCCTCCAATAATTCCAACTTTCATTTTAATCAATTAATTAATATTAATTAATAAGTATATAAATTATTAACTAGAAAAATTATTGTTGAAAACATGAAAATTATAAAACAAGATACTAAAGAAGGGATAATAGAAGTGGTCCCCGAAACATTGGATGATTTATGGCATTTGTCCCATATTGTGGAAGTTGGAGACAATGCCTCTTCAAAAACAACTCGCCGTATACAAGATAATACTGGAGATAAACTTAGAAGCGACAGAGGTGTTAAAAAAACATTTTATCTGGGTTTGGATATTGAAAACATTAGTTTTCATCTATTCACAGGTAAACTAAGATTGACTGGTGTGATAACAAGGGGTCCTGAAGATTTGATACCTTTAGGTTCTCACCATACTCTGGAAGTAAAGCTCAACACTCCTCTTACAATCAAAAAAGAGAGATGGCCTAAATGGGCTATAAAAAGATTGAACCAGGCAATTGATGCTTCTAAAAAATTATCTGCAATAATAGTTGTTTTGGAAGACGATACTGCAACTCTCGGTCTGATGAGACAGTTCGGCATAGAATATTATGGTCCGATTAAGGGTCAGGTGTCCGGAAAAAGAATTGTCGATAAAAACAGACAGAAAAACATTATCAACTTTTATGAAAAGGTCATTGAATCAATTGTTAAATTCGATTCCATACAGAACATCATTTTGGCAGGACCGGGTTTTGTCAAAAACGATTTTTACGATTATCTAAAAGAAAAGCACAAAGATCTGGCAGGAATTTCTGTCATCGAACCGACCGGTTCTGGAGGACGCGTAGGAATTAGCGAAGTTCTAAAAAAAGGAACTGTCGAAAAATTAACCGCTGAAAATAGGGTAGCTATTGAAATGGGTGCCGTCAACAGGCTTTTAGAACAGATTGGAAAAAATTCATCAAAGATTGCATATGGTCAAAAACAGGTTAAAGATGCCATTAATATGGGTGCTGTTAGTGAACTTTTAATCCTTGACACGGAGGTTGCCAGTGAAAATATGGGTGATTTGATGGATATGGTTGAAAATATGAAAGGTACTGTAATGGTTATCAGCAGTGAGCATGAAGGCGGCAAACAATTGGAAAGTCTCGGAGGTATGGCTGCCATTTTAAGATATGAAATAACTTAATTTTTATATAATATTAAATAAATATTTATTAATACTTAAATTGAATTGTGATTTATTATGTA is a window encoding:
- a CDS encoding mRNA surveillance protein pelota, with amino-acid sequence MKIIKQDTKEGIIEVVPETLDDLWHLSHIVEVGDNASSKTTRRIQDNTGDKLRSDRGVKKTFYLGLDIENISFHLFTGKLRLTGVITRGPEDLIPLGSHHTLEVKLNTPLTIKKERWPKWAIKRLNQAIDASKKLSAIIVVLEDDTATLGLMRQFGIEYYGPIKGQVSGKRIVDKNRQKNIINFYEKVIESIVKFDSIQNIILAGPGFVKNDFYDYLKEKHKDLAGISVIEPTGSGGRVGISEVLKKGTVEKLTAENRVAIEMGAVNRLLEQIGKNSSKIAYGQKQVKDAINMGAVSELLILDTEVASENMGDLMDMVENMKGTVMVISSEHEGGKQLESLGGMAAILRYEIT